A window from Marinagarivorans cellulosilyticus encodes these proteins:
- a CDS encoding glycerate kinase type-2 family protein has protein sequence MTPSSANDFLLTLFEAAVAASHPSQTLPQYLPADRTGKAVVIGAGKGAAAMAQVFEEQWQGPVRGLVVTRYQHGATCKDIKVIEAAHPVPDEQGTLAAEQTLALIDSAADDEQIFCLLSGGGSSLLSLPALGISLQQKQAINKALLRSGASIDEINCVRKHLSAIKGGRLAARCGNKKVITYAISDVPDDSPDVIASGPTVADPSTRIQASAILKQYNIETPPNIQQWLDTADSETPSQEMLGENLHYQLIATPVDALNAAATLAREHGIEPLVLGDTIEGEASEVAKVFAGIARFTAKHNQPIPKPCVILSGGETTVTVKGNGRGGRNAEFLLSLFNDLKGHPNIYALACDTDGIDGTEDNAGASFSPETYREAKEQGLDSKDYLANNDGYTFFKHLNRLIITTPTRTNVNDFRAILVLP, from the coding sequence ATGACGCCATCCTCCGCTAACGATTTTTTACTCACCTTATTCGAAGCCGCTGTAGCCGCCAGCCACCCAAGCCAAACCCTCCCCCAATATCTACCAGCTGATCGCACCGGCAAAGCAGTGGTTATTGGCGCCGGCAAAGGGGCAGCCGCCATGGCTCAAGTTTTTGAAGAGCAATGGCAAGGCCCCGTTCGAGGCCTTGTCGTTACGCGTTACCAGCACGGCGCGACATGCAAAGACATTAAAGTGATTGAAGCTGCACACCCCGTTCCCGACGAGCAAGGCACATTAGCGGCAGAGCAAACCTTGGCGCTTATTGATTCCGCAGCCGACGACGAACAAATATTCTGCTTATTATCTGGAGGAGGCTCGTCATTATTAAGCTTACCCGCCCTGGGTATTAGCCTGCAGCAAAAGCAAGCAATTAATAAAGCTTTGCTCCGCAGCGGTGCAAGCATTGACGAAATTAACTGCGTGAGAAAGCACCTGTCTGCAATAAAGGGGGGCAGGTTAGCGGCGCGCTGCGGTAACAAAAAAGTCATTACCTACGCGATTTCTGATGTCCCCGATGATAGCCCCGACGTTATAGCCTCTGGCCCTACCGTAGCTGACCCTAGCACTCGCATTCAAGCCAGCGCTATTCTCAAGCAATACAACATAGAAACTCCCCCAAATATTCAACAATGGCTAGATACTGCCGACAGCGAAACACCCAGCCAAGAAATGCTTGGAGAAAACCTTCACTATCAACTTATAGCCACCCCCGTTGATGCCCTTAACGCAGCAGCAACGCTTGCGCGTGAACATGGCATCGAACCCTTGGTTTTAGGCGATACGATAGAAGGCGAAGCAAGCGAAGTCGCCAAAGTGTTTGCGGGTATCGCACGCTTCACCGCAAAGCATAACCAACCCATCCCCAAGCCGTGTGTGATTTTATCGGGCGGTGAAACCACCGTAACCGTCAAAGGCAACGGCAGAGGCGGCCGAAATGCCGAGTTTTTATTATCACTCTTTAACGACCTCAAAGGGCACCCCAACATCTACGCACTAGCGTGCGATACCGATGGCATAGACGGCACCGAAGATAACGCCGGCGCTAGCTTCAGCCCAGAGACCTACCGCGAAGCTAAAGAGCAAGGCCTAGATAGCAAAGATTATTTAGCCAACAATGATGGTTACACGTTTTTTAAACACCTTAACCGGCTAATCATCACAACCCCTACGCGCACCAATGTTAACGATTTTCGCGCAATACTCGTTTTACCTTAG
- the rdgB gene encoding RdgB/HAM1 family non-canonical purine NTP pyrophosphatase, with protein sequence MQTLVLASGNAGKLREFNDLLGTLGFDVKAQSAYNVPEAIEDGLSFVENAIIKARNACEVSGLPALADDSGIEVDALNGAPGIYSARYAGPDANDSNNNAALLKALENTPKGKRSARYQCVLVFMRHAQDPTPLICQGSWEGEILVEPEGNGGFGYDPIFWVPSHNMAAAQLDKNEKNKISHRGKALKLLIEALQNPAA encoded by the coding sequence ATGCAAACACTGGTATTAGCCAGCGGTAATGCGGGCAAATTGCGTGAGTTTAACGATCTACTAGGTACCTTAGGGTTTGATGTTAAAGCTCAAAGTGCATACAACGTCCCCGAAGCCATAGAAGATGGCTTGAGCTTTGTCGAAAACGCCATCATCAAAGCCCGCAACGCCTGTGAGGTTAGCGGGCTGCCGGCGCTAGCCGATGATTCCGGCATTGAGGTTGATGCGCTAAATGGCGCCCCAGGCATTTACTCTGCACGCTATGCCGGCCCCGATGCCAATGACAGCAATAATAACGCCGCACTGTTAAAAGCGCTTGAAAACACCCCAAAAGGCAAGCGCAGCGCACGCTACCAATGTGTATTAGTGTTTATGCGCCACGCGCAAGACCCCACGCCACTCATATGCCAAGGCAGCTGGGAAGGCGAAATATTGGTGGAACCAGAAGGTAATGGCGGTTTCGGATACGACCCAATATTTTGGGTCCCAAGCCACAATATGGCGGCGGCTCAACTAGATAAAAACGAAAAGAATAAAATCAGTCACCGCGGCAAAGCCCTTAAATTGCTCATAGAAGCCCTGCAAAATCCGGCGGCTTAA
- a CDS encoding NirA family protein yields the protein MIATDKPQSKGFTPEQQKYLTDVLTKLNLHRAFQGGSQKDVPETLFGTPLEDLCKEEIAKYETHPLDLWDKIVQFNDRNQIAEGIDQFMFRHFGIFNVEPNSPGYMCRLRIPSCKMRGDQLMMLGDLSEDVAGGYAHVTTRGNFQLREIAPNRVLDLFAGLYDMGLSCKGSGADSARNITASPTAGFDVSEVTDLHQYGIKLSHIILNNRDLNGLPRKFNISFDNAGSISCVSDTNDIGFVAVKVKENPVAVEPGIYCRILLGGITGHYDFARDTGIVCKPEDSPEIAEAMLRVYIEHADRTNRKKARLKYVLDEHGFDWFIAKTQEKLDAFGNGVQMMRLSQEYDAPRAEIKRQAHIGVHPQKQQGFNYVGIALEVGKMMPDQMRALGKIAQRYGQNDIRLTVWQNLLIPHIADADVDAVVAEIEAMGLSVNASSFAAGAIACTGKWACKFGGAYTKKDATNLVKHLETKFTLDQPINIHLTGCHHTCAQHYIGDIGMIGAATADGREGYNIVLGGGSDTDIGLAKEFCGPIAAEDINALVENVIAKYLELRQGSESFLSFTRRHDIEELKTVLLVQ from the coding sequence ATGATCGCAACCGACAAGCCTCAATCTAAGGGTTTTACGCCCGAGCAGCAAAAGTACCTTACTGACGTGCTGACAAAGCTTAACCTTCATCGCGCTTTCCAAGGTGGAAGCCAAAAAGATGTCCCAGAGACTTTATTTGGTACGCCCTTAGAAGATCTCTGTAAAGAGGAGATTGCAAAGTACGAAACGCACCCTCTTGATTTATGGGACAAGATTGTACAGTTTAACGATCGCAACCAAATAGCGGAAGGCATAGATCAATTTATGTTTCGCCATTTTGGAATTTTTAATGTTGAACCTAATAGCCCAGGTTACATGTGTCGCTTACGTATTCCGTCGTGCAAAATGCGCGGCGATCAATTAATGATGCTCGGCGATTTATCGGAAGATGTTGCTGGTGGTTACGCGCATGTCACCACGCGAGGAAATTTCCAGCTGCGTGAAATTGCGCCTAATCGCGTGTTGGATCTATTTGCCGGTTTGTACGACATGGGTTTGAGCTGTAAGGGTTCTGGGGCCGACAGCGCACGAAATATTACGGCGTCGCCAACGGCAGGTTTTGATGTGTCTGAAGTGACGGATCTGCATCAATACGGCATTAAGTTGAGCCATATCATTTTAAATAACCGCGATTTAAATGGTTTGCCGCGAAAATTTAATATTTCATTCGATAATGCGGGTAGTATTTCTTGTGTTAGTGATACTAACGATATCGGTTTTGTCGCCGTCAAGGTTAAAGAAAACCCGGTTGCGGTAGAGCCAGGAATTTATTGTCGAATATTACTTGGTGGTATTACCGGTCATTACGATTTCGCTCGTGATACTGGCATTGTGTGTAAGCCCGAAGATTCTCCCGAAATTGCTGAGGCGATGCTGCGTGTTTATATTGAACATGCTGATCGTACTAATCGTAAAAAAGCCCGTTTGAAGTATGTTTTGGATGAGCATGGTTTTGATTGGTTTATTGCAAAAACGCAAGAAAAGTTAGATGCATTTGGCAATGGCGTGCAAATGATGCGCTTAAGCCAAGAGTACGATGCACCTCGTGCAGAAATTAAGCGACAAGCCCACATTGGTGTGCACCCACAAAAACAACAAGGCTTTAATTACGTAGGTATTGCATTGGAAGTGGGCAAAATGATGCCTGATCAAATGCGTGCACTTGGTAAAATCGCTCAAAGATATGGCCAAAATGATATTCGCTTAACCGTTTGGCAGAATTTATTAATTCCACATATTGCCGATGCTGATGTAGATGCAGTTGTCGCCGAAATTGAAGCCATGGGGCTGAGTGTTAATGCTTCCTCTTTTGCTGCTGGCGCTATTGCTTGCACGGGTAAGTGGGCTTGTAAATTTGGCGGCGCTTACACTAAGAAAGACGCAACAAATCTTGTTAAGCACTTAGAGACCAAGTTCACATTGGACCAACCGATTAATATCCACTTAACGGGGTGTCACCACACTTGTGCTCAGCATTATATTGGCGACATCGGCATGATTGGCGCCGCTACAGCGGATGGTCGCGAGGGTTACAATATTGTGCTTGGTGGCGGTAGCGATACTGATATTGGTTTGGCAAAAGAGTTTTGTGGTCCTATTGCTGCCGAAGACATTAATGCGCTTGTTGAAAACGTCATCGCAAAATATTTAGAACTAAGGCAGGGCTCTGAATCCTTTTTAAGTTTTACTCGCCGACACGATATTGAAGAGTTGAAGACAGTATTGTTGGTGCAATAA
- a CDS encoding OmpA family protein — MRSIQTSLFSLCLCLFSSFNPSAFADTNKTALFKEASQALNAANAAQANILAPKGYALGSEHYQKAEVLYAKQKQKERITKELTRATDALKLAAKNAELARLTFAATLKARNDAKGVDSQRLAGDLWQDGEESLLYAATKLEDGNLKRAKSKATDAEKQYRAAELSAIQSSYLDEARKLIKQARKEKVDRHAPKTLLNAETLLADAEKELAENRYDVDYPRSLAKQARYEAKHSLYLAEMVKQLDRGKLTTEEFLLDIEKPLINIATALDMVASFDQGFDVVATSLVQNIESLRADAYELGERKKELSQLESDISTLEKRMGIQSQRIAEQEAQKESLRQVSELFKRNEAVVMTEGRNILIRAVGLTFNPGSSHINSNNFALLQKLKQAAALYPGYSLLIEGHTDAFGGDSANLNLSFARAESVKEYLRTNIDSSTQIDAIGYGETRPIANNETKEGRARNRRIDLVLRPPL, encoded by the coding sequence ATGCGATCTATCCAAACCTCACTTTTTAGCTTGTGCCTTTGCCTTTTTTCAAGCTTTAACCCAAGCGCATTTGCTGACACCAACAAAACAGCGCTTTTTAAAGAAGCCTCTCAGGCCCTGAATGCCGCCAATGCTGCACAAGCGAATATTCTAGCCCCCAAAGGTTACGCTTTAGGCTCCGAACATTACCAAAAGGCCGAAGTGCTGTACGCGAAACAAAAACAAAAAGAGAGGATCACCAAAGAGTTAACCCGCGCAACCGACGCCCTTAAGCTTGCGGCTAAAAATGCAGAGTTGGCCAGACTAACCTTTGCTGCCACATTAAAAGCACGCAACGATGCCAAAGGTGTCGACTCTCAGCGCTTAGCGGGCGATTTATGGCAGGATGGCGAAGAGTCTTTACTGTATGCCGCAACAAAGCTTGAAGACGGCAATTTAAAGCGCGCCAAAAGCAAAGCCACTGACGCCGAGAAGCAATATCGTGCAGCCGAACTTTCCGCCATTCAAAGCAGCTACCTTGATGAAGCAAGAAAGCTCATCAAACAAGCACGCAAAGAGAAAGTAGATCGCCACGCCCCCAAAACCCTATTAAATGCGGAAACACTACTGGCCGATGCAGAGAAAGAACTTGCCGAAAACCGCTATGACGTTGACTACCCGCGCTCGCTCGCCAAACAAGCTCGATACGAGGCAAAGCATTCGCTTTACTTAGCCGAAATGGTTAAGCAACTAGACCGCGGAAAGCTCACAACCGAAGAGTTTTTACTGGATATTGAAAAACCTCTTATTAATATCGCCACAGCGCTCGATATGGTTGCAAGCTTTGACCAAGGCTTTGATGTTGTTGCGACATCGCTAGTGCAAAACATTGAAAGCCTACGCGCCGATGCATACGAACTAGGCGAGCGCAAAAAAGAGCTGTCGCAACTTGAAAGCGATATTTCTACGCTAGAAAAGCGCATGGGCATTCAGTCTCAGCGAATTGCAGAGCAAGAAGCTCAAAAAGAAAGCTTGCGCCAAGTGAGCGAGCTATTTAAGCGCAACGAAGCTGTAGTGATGACAGAAGGACGCAATATCTTAATCAGAGCTGTTGGCCTCACCTTTAATCCAGGTAGCTCACACATTAACTCCAACAACTTCGCCTTACTTCAAAAGCTTAAACAAGCTGCGGCGCTTTACCCTGGCTACAGCTTGCTTATTGAAGGGCATACCGACGCCTTTGGTGGCGACAGTGCAAACCTGAATTTATCATTTGCCCGTGCCGAATCAGTAAAGGAGTATTTACGAACCAATATCGACTCCAGCACACAAATAGATGCTATAGGCTATGGTGAAACCCGCCCTATCGCCAACAACGAAACAAAAGAAGGCCGTGCCCGCAACCGGCGAATAGACTTGGTCTTGCGCCCGCCTCTTTAA
- a CDS encoding DUF4426 domain-containing protein: MRHIPLGVTFSLILVLNALSLKTYAGELNQDSTAVFGDYTVHYSAFNSTFLLPDIAAAYDLVRAKDQTLLNITVQDKNGKSIDAKLDGYAQNLMQQKKVIAFKTIKEPHAVYSIGALRITNEEVFNFVITITPENTTPFTLKFTRKLYVE, from the coding sequence ATGCGACACATTCCTTTAGGGGTAACTTTCAGCCTTATTTTAGTTTTAAACGCACTATCGCTTAAAACCTATGCTGGCGAGCTAAACCAAGATAGCACTGCTGTTTTTGGCGACTACACCGTCCATTACAGCGCATTTAACAGTACATTTTTATTACCTGATATTGCCGCAGCATACGATCTAGTGCGCGCAAAAGATCAAACACTGTTAAATATTACCGTCCAAGACAAAAACGGAAAGTCTATCGATGCCAAGCTCGATGGCTACGCACAAAACCTAATGCAACAAAAAAAAGTAATCGCCTTTAAAACCATTAAAGAGCCACATGCGGTGTACAGTATTGGGGCATTGCGTATTACTAACGAAGAAGTATTTAACTTTGTTATTACAATTACTCCCGAAAATACCACCCCCTTTACATTAAAATTCACTCGCAAGCTTTATGTGGAGTAA
- a CDS encoding diflavin oxidoreductase → MSEDTKSVIDQLAAAIGTTHTKAPAAFLDESAPFEAEQRNWLNGLLTGLNAIAAASQGDAEEAPGTPMNILYGSQSGNAEALSKDLRKFAKSQGFEANVSELDGVDPADLAAMSHVLIVCSTFGEGEPPDNARSFYDALMTGAIGELPSSLNFSVCGLGDSSYAYFNKCAQDLDAKLAELGATRVHDFVSCDVAFEDDYADWKKAAFESEAFVSAAGAVSGAVEPEEPGPKFDKNSPFLATLMVAENLSGDKSAKRVNHIEISLAGGTQELDYAVGDALGVWPTNCATEVQELLAVTGLNGRESVQLKAGPASLRAALLTKLDIATVNAKTLETWGLEAGADDQQVIDLLKSSDKAIDAQTLVDGLRPLQPRLYSIASSPKAHPGEVHLTVGEVHYELHGSARKGVASTFLGGRLNAGGTVGVYLQRSAHFHIPANDDAPLIMIGPGTGIAPFRAFLEEREARSAAGKNWLFFGDQHEAEDFLYRDQISAWQASGLLNNLSLAWSRDTAEKIYVQTLIKKQGAEFFAWLEEGGYIYICGDASRMASDVDKALREVIAEHGGLDDVGTQAYMDKLVAEHRYQRDVY, encoded by the coding sequence ATGAGTGAAGATACTAAGAGCGTCATCGATCAATTAGCGGCTGCCATAGGCACCACACACACCAAAGCGCCGGCGGCTTTTCTTGATGAAAGCGCCCCCTTTGAGGCAGAACAGCGCAACTGGCTAAATGGTTTATTGACCGGGCTAAACGCGATAGCCGCTGCATCGCAAGGTGATGCTGAAGAAGCCCCAGGCACGCCAATGAATATTTTGTATGGCTCGCAGTCGGGCAATGCTGAAGCCTTGAGTAAAGATTTACGAAAATTTGCTAAATCGCAGGGCTTTGAAGCTAATGTTAGTGAATTAGATGGTGTAGACCCTGCTGATTTGGCTGCTATGAGTCATGTACTTATTGTTTGCTCAACTTTTGGCGAGGGGGAGCCACCTGATAATGCGCGCTCTTTTTACGATGCTCTTATGACTGGCGCTATAGGCGAGTTGCCGTCATCACTTAATTTCAGTGTGTGTGGCTTAGGTGATTCAAGTTACGCTTACTTCAATAAGTGTGCACAAGATCTTGATGCCAAATTGGCAGAGCTGGGTGCAACGCGCGTTCATGATTTTGTTTCTTGCGATGTGGCCTTTGAAGATGACTATGCCGATTGGAAAAAAGCGGCCTTTGAAAGTGAAGCATTTGTAAGCGCTGCTGGCGCTGTTTCTGGTGCTGTAGAACCTGAAGAACCGGGCCCTAAATTCGATAAAAATAGTCCATTTCTGGCAACGCTAATGGTTGCTGAGAACTTGAGCGGTGATAAGTCGGCTAAGCGCGTTAACCACATAGAAATATCATTAGCCGGTGGTACGCAGGAGCTTGATTATGCCGTGGGTGACGCTTTGGGCGTGTGGCCCACCAACTGTGCAACCGAAGTGCAAGAGCTGTTAGCGGTAACTGGGCTGAATGGCCGTGAAAGCGTTCAGCTTAAAGCAGGGCCTGCTTCTTTACGGGCGGCGCTGTTAACTAAGTTGGATATTGCGACGGTTAACGCTAAAACTTTGGAAACCTGGGGGCTTGAAGCCGGTGCTGACGACCAACAAGTTATCGATTTACTCAAGTCTTCTGATAAAGCCATTGATGCGCAAACTTTGGTTGATGGCCTGCGGCCGTTGCAGCCTCGTTTATATTCTATTGCCTCAAGCCCTAAAGCGCACCCTGGTGAGGTTCACTTAACTGTTGGCGAAGTTCACTATGAATTGCACGGCAGCGCCCGTAAAGGTGTTGCGTCCACCTTTTTGGGTGGCCGTTTAAATGCCGGCGGTACGGTGGGTGTTTATTTGCAGCGTTCTGCGCATTTCCACATTCCGGCTAATGACGATGCCCCTTTGATTATGATTGGGCCAGGTACCGGTATTGCGCCATTTCGCGCGTTTTTAGAAGAGCGTGAAGCCCGTTCTGCTGCGGGTAAAAACTGGTTATTCTTTGGTGATCAACACGAAGCCGAAGACTTTTTATACCGCGATCAAATCAGCGCTTGGCAAGCGTCAGGGCTTTTAAATAACCTGAGTTTGGCATGGTCACGTGATACCGCTGAAAAAATTTATGTGCAAACCTTAATTAAAAAACAAGGCGCTGAATTTTTTGCTTGGTTGGAAGAGGGTGGTTACATCTATATTTGTGGTGATGCATCGCGTATGGCATCAGATGTTGATAAAGCGTTACGCGAAGTTATTGCTGAACACGGCGGCTTAGACGATGTGGGCACACAAGCCTACATGGATAAACTCGTTGCAGAGCACCGTTACCAGCGAGACGTGTACTAA
- a CDS encoding 5-formyltetrahydrofolate cyclo-ligase yields MPNTTIRHTVKKARNALSKAQQQRAAMQLALRVGRHPAFRKSHTLSLYLASKGEINLQPLIRLAIKQGKRCYLPVLHGPKLKFLEYKKTTKLIKNRFGLQEPSLSEEIRASQLDLILCPLVAFDNKGNRLGMGGGYYDRTLGQLKKRRKKVIWGVAHELQRQAGIVTYWWDIKLDGIFTDKRVTTPH; encoded by the coding sequence ATGCCTAACACCACCATTCGACACACTGTCAAAAAAGCTCGCAATGCTTTGAGCAAGGCTCAGCAACAACGGGCAGCTATGCAGCTAGCGTTAAGAGTTGGCCGTCATCCCGCGTTCCGCAAAAGCCACACGCTAAGCCTTTACCTTGCCAGCAAGGGCGAGATCAATCTTCAGCCACTCATTAGACTTGCCATCAAACAAGGAAAACGTTGCTACCTTCCGGTATTGCATGGACCAAAGCTGAAGTTTCTGGAATATAAAAAAACAACAAAATTAATCAAAAACCGATTCGGCCTCCAAGAACCTTCCCTCTCTGAAGAAATCCGTGCATCACAACTCGACTTAATTCTCTGCCCTCTTGTCGCCTTCGACAATAAAGGCAATAGGCTTGGCATGGGCGGCGGCTATTACGACCGAACACTTGGGCAATTAAAAAAACGGAGAAAGAAAGTAATTTGGGGAGTCGCGCACGAATTACAAAGACAGGCAGGAATAGTGACGTACTGGTGGGATATTAAACTCGACGGTATTTTTACAGATAAGCGCGTAACAACACCGCATTAG
- the rnt gene encoding ribonuclease T — MSDTEANETTVFASRFRGYLPVIIDVETGGFNAKTDALLEIAAVMLDMDDDGIITPGATIEFNVEPFEGANIEQSALDFTGIKVDCELRGAVPEDQAMNDVFSAIRKKIKQYDCKRAIMVGHNAHFDLGFVHAAAERCAVKRNPFHPFSCFDTATLSGLAFGHTVLAKTCQIAGIDFSNREAHSAAYDAQKTAELFCMIVNKWQELGGWPIIREDFNPFTLE, encoded by the coding sequence GTGAGCGACACTGAAGCAAACGAAACTACGGTATTTGCCTCCCGCTTTCGCGGATATCTACCTGTTATTATCGATGTAGAAACTGGCGGGTTTAACGCCAAAACCGATGCGCTTCTGGAAATTGCGGCTGTAATGCTAGACATGGACGACGATGGCATTATTACCCCAGGCGCAACTATCGAGTTCAACGTAGAGCCCTTCGAAGGCGCTAACATTGAACAATCCGCCTTGGACTTTACCGGCATTAAAGTGGATTGCGAGCTGCGTGGCGCCGTACCAGAAGACCAAGCCATGAATGATGTTTTTTCGGCGATTCGCAAAAAAATCAAACAGTACGATTGCAAGCGCGCCATTATGGTGGGCCACAACGCACACTTTGACCTGGGTTTCGTACACGCTGCCGCCGAGCGCTGCGCTGTAAAGCGCAACCCATTCCATCCGTTTTCGTGCTTTGATACTGCCACCCTATCAGGCTTAGCCTTTGGCCATACCGTTTTGGCCAAAACCTGCCAAATCGCCGGCATTGATTTTTCAAACCGCGAAGCACACAGCGCCGCTTACGATGCGCAAAAAACAGCTGAGCTATTCTGCATGATTGTTAATAAATGGCAGGAGCTTGGTGGCTGGCCCATTATTCGCGAAGATTTTAACCCCTTCACGCTCGAATGA
- a CDS encoding DUF3820 family protein: protein MLENKHLIAMANQTMPYGKYAGRVLIDIPEDYLLWMAGKGFPEGQLGQLLALVLEVKTHGQEHVLNPLRGMRLGSE, encoded by the coding sequence ATGCTAGAAAATAAGCACTTGATAGCAATGGCAAATCAGACCATGCCTTATGGTAAGTATGCAGGTCGAGTTCTCATTGATATTCCAGAGGATTATCTGTTGTGGATGGCGGGCAAGGGGTTTCCCGAAGGCCAGCTAGGGCAATTGCTTGCCCTAGTGTTAGAGGTAAAAACGCATGGCCAAGAGCATGTACTTAACCCTTTGCGGGGCATGCGCTTGGGTAGCGAGTAG
- the trmA gene encoding tRNA (uridine(54)-C5)-methyltransferase TrmA has product MTEITDYSATAYAQQLAEKQQQTQTQFAEFSPPTLSVYPSPATHYRMRAEFKIWHSDGRCDYAMFKPGTPKQTYIINDFPAASETINQLMPKLLDALNKSELLRRKLFQCEFLSTTTGDCLITLIYHKSLCDNWQQQAEQLAATLGCQLMGRARKQKRILSRNWVTETLDVDGRAFTYEHIEASFTQPNASICADMLSWAYKNTQSNGGDLLELYCGNGNFTLPLSQNFERVLATEIAKSSVDSAKRNMAHNGINNIEFARLSSEEFTQALEGVRAFRRLEHLDLGSYNFSTVLVDPPRAGLDDGTLALIKRFERIVYISCNPDTLYDNLKELSKTHTISDFALFDQFPFTHHRECGVILEKL; this is encoded by the coding sequence ATGACCGAAATTACCGACTACTCTGCCACCGCATACGCCCAGCAATTAGCCGAAAAACAACAGCAAACTCAAACACAGTTTGCCGAGTTTTCACCACCAACCCTTAGCGTATATCCTTCGCCGGCAACGCATTATCGGATGCGCGCAGAATTTAAAATATGGCATTCTGACGGGCGTTGCGACTATGCGATGTTCAAGCCCGGCACGCCAAAACAAACTTACATCATTAATGATTTCCCCGCCGCCAGTGAAACCATTAATCAGCTGATGCCTAAATTATTGGATGCACTCAATAAAAGTGAGCTGCTTCGTCGCAAATTATTCCAGTGCGAATTTTTATCAACCACCACTGGCGACTGCTTGATCACGTTGATTTATCACAAAAGCCTATGCGACAACTGGCAACAGCAAGCTGAACAGCTAGCGGCTACATTAGGCTGCCAGTTAATGGGGCGTGCGCGCAAACAAAAGCGTATTCTTTCTAGAAACTGGGTAACCGAAACGCTAGATGTGGACGGCCGTGCTTTTACATATGAACATATAGAAGCCAGCTTCACCCAACCCAATGCCAGCATTTGCGCAGATATGCTCAGCTGGGCATATAAAAACACCCAAAGCAATGGCGGCGACTTACTCGAGCTTTATTGTGGCAATGGCAACTTCACCTTACCTTTGTCACAAAACTTCGAACGGGTATTAGCAACCGAGATAGCCAAAAGTAGTGTCGATTCAGCCAAAAGAAATATGGCACACAATGGCATTAACAATATTGAGTTTGCCCGCCTGTCTAGCGAAGAGTTTACCCAAGCGCTTGAAGGCGTTCGCGCATTTAGACGCTTAGAACACCTAGATTTAGGCAGTTATAACTTCTCCACGGTACTGGTCGACCCACCTCGTGCGGGCTTAGATGACGGCACACTTGCACTCATCAAACGCTTTGAGCGCATCGTGTATATCTCTTGCAACCCAGATACCCTTTACGACAATTTAAAAGAGCTATCAAAAACACATACTATTTCTGATTTTGCTTTATTTGATCAATTCCCATTCACCCATCATCGTGAATGTGGCGTAATACTAGAAAAGCTTTAA
- a CDS encoding serine aminopeptidase domain-containing protein translates to MMHLPVRITATFLLASLYSGCNLFIPKATTPISTQTYPAISATTPKSKALMIMLPGIGNRASAFADKGFIAELQAQHPNMEIITAEAHFGYYKERTVTTRLKEDIIKPAQQQGYNSIWLTGTSLGGFGSLLYTMEHPQDIAGIIAIAPYLGDKKLIADISQAPSLQQWARNYQGNDEIALSLWIPLIQKSCEAKNLNLILATGSEDKFIKAHKLLAQCLPASNVHITHGKHRWGTWNTLWQNILNEKPSFTKRAH, encoded by the coding sequence ATGATGCATCTTCCCGTCCGTATTACTGCGACCTTTCTACTCGCCAGCCTCTATAGCGGCTGCAACTTATTTATACCGAAAGCAACAACCCCTATATCAACACAAACCTACCCCGCAATAAGCGCCACAACACCCAAAAGCAAAGCACTAATGATCATGCTGCCTGGAATTGGCAACCGCGCCAGTGCATTTGCCGATAAAGGCTTTATTGCAGAGCTTCAAGCACAGCATCCCAATATGGAGATCATTACTGCCGAAGCGCACTTCGGATACTACAAAGAACGCACAGTAACGACGCGCCTGAAGGAAGACATCATCAAACCCGCCCAACAACAGGGCTATAACAGTATTTGGCTAACAGGCACCAGCCTTGGCGGATTCGGCAGCCTACTTTATACAATGGAACACCCCCAAGACATCGCAGGTATCATCGCTATTGCCCCCTACCTTGGGGATAAAAAGCTGATTGCAGATATATCTCAAGCACCCTCACTGCAACAATGGGCGCGAAATTATCAAGGCAATGATGAGATTGCACTCTCTTTATGGATTCCATTAATTCAAAAAAGCTGTGAAGCCAAAAATCTTAATCTTATTTTGGCAACAGGCTCGGAAGATAAATTCATAAAAGCGCATAAGCTACTCGCCCAATGCTTACCCGCAAGCAACGTACACATCACACATGGGAAACACCGTTGGGGCACTTGGAACACTCTATGGCAGAACATATTGAATGAAAAACCCTCATTCACAAAAAGGGCTCACTAA